The proteins below come from a single Halobacillus salinarum genomic window:
- a CDS encoding PBP1A family penicillin-binding protein, with amino-acid sequence MANDSQSRTARRKQMNSSKKGKSGSKFKKIMMILITIGLVLFIGVGSLFAYYISTAPALDESQLSDPFSSKVYDMNDNLITDLAGAERRTKVTYNDLPPVLVDAVIATEDSRFFSHMGIDFKRILAAVWANITGGFGAEGASTITQQVVKKSFLTDKKTLERKVQEQYLAIKLDQDYSKERILEMYLNKIYYGSGAYGVSEAAKTYFGVDELKKLTLPQAALLAGLPQRPSGYDPTKHPDLAKKRMNTVLSLMVQHGKISQKEADKAKKTKIEDLLVKQNKEKDTPYKAFIDRVEKEVKQKMDGADIYKDGLKIYTTLDPKAQQIVQQSLSNEGPISWPDENLQSGIAVTDTQTGAIRAIGGGRNYKEGNYNFGTDIKRQPGSTFKPITAYGPAIQNEKWSTYHQINDEEIDINGYKPENYNGQHYGWVSARYALSRSLNVPAVKTLNEIGLDRSKKFAEGLGINFKDDTIRLSDAIGGSGTGVSPLQMSATYAAFGNEGVYNEPYSVRKVEVNGESHSLKPEPHSAMNSYTAYMITSMLKTVMSEGTGTSANISGLPVAGKTGTTNRDASGGSTVTPDSWFDGYTTNYSVSIWTGYSDPDENLTSGMQGIPKQLFKNVMSQISEGKDTKDFTKPDTVKWVGVEKGSNPAKLPSDYTPDSQIVKELFHVDNMPSEVSNQFQKLNPVESLSAKYNEDSGSIQVKWDYPDKEGVSFRVTVSVDGRDQRELTTTKDKSLDVSMIQPGSTYEFTVTAVSDDDSAESSDPASVSVDLPGEEENPDEGQNPDEGQNPDEGQNPDEGQNPDEGQNPDEGQNPDEGQNPDEGQNPDEGDGQGGENNENDSSNNSDNGSNDGSNQNNSNSNSTEQNSDEAA; translated from the coding sequence ATGGCAAACGACAGCCAGTCTCGTACAGCGAGAAGGAAACAAATGAATAGCTCTAAAAAAGGCAAAAGTGGATCTAAATTTAAAAAAATAATGATGATCTTGATAACTATAGGACTCGTCCTCTTTATAGGGGTAGGAAGTTTATTTGCTTATTATATTTCAACCGCCCCCGCTTTGGATGAATCGCAATTATCCGATCCGTTTTCATCAAAAGTATATGATATGAATGACAATCTCATCACTGACTTAGCAGGTGCCGAACGCAGAACAAAAGTCACTTATAATGATCTGCCGCCTGTTCTCGTTGATGCCGTTATTGCTACAGAGGATTCGCGGTTCTTTTCCCACATGGGGATTGATTTTAAAAGAATATTAGCAGCCGTTTGGGCAAACATCACAGGTGGATTCGGTGCAGAAGGAGCCAGTACGATTACCCAGCAGGTTGTAAAAAAATCCTTTCTCACTGATAAGAAAACTCTAGAAAGAAAAGTGCAGGAGCAGTACCTCGCCATTAAATTGGATCAGGATTATTCCAAAGAACGGATATTGGAAATGTACTTAAACAAGATTTATTATGGCTCAGGTGCTTACGGTGTTTCAGAGGCAGCCAAAACTTATTTTGGCGTTGATGAACTGAAAAAACTGACACTTCCACAAGCAGCTCTATTGGCCGGACTTCCTCAACGTCCATCCGGCTATGACCCAACGAAGCACCCGGACCTTGCAAAGAAACGGATGAACACCGTACTTAGTCTTATGGTTCAACATGGCAAGATCTCACAAAAAGAAGCGGATAAGGCAAAGAAAACGAAGATTGAAGATTTGCTAGTGAAGCAGAACAAGGAAAAAGATACGCCTTATAAAGCATTCATCGATCGAGTTGAAAAAGAAGTTAAACAAAAAATGGATGGCGCAGACATTTATAAAGATGGACTGAAAATCTATACGACGCTTGACCCTAAAGCTCAGCAAATTGTTCAGCAATCCTTGAGTAACGAAGGACCAATTTCATGGCCGGATGAAAATTTACAATCTGGAATCGCGGTAACTGACACTCAGACGGGGGCGATTCGAGCCATAGGAGGCGGCAGAAATTATAAAGAAGGAAACTATAATTTCGGAACAGATATAAAACGCCAGCCCGGTTCCACCTTTAAACCGATTACTGCTTACGGACCTGCTATTCAAAATGAAAAATGGTCCACTTATCACCAAATCAATGACGAAGAGATTGATATAAACGGCTATAAGCCTGAGAACTATAACGGCCAGCACTACGGATGGGTAAGCGCCCGCTATGCACTCAGCCGTTCTTTAAACGTACCTGCAGTCAAAACACTGAACGAGATTGGACTTGATCGTTCCAAAAAGTTTGCCGAAGGCTTAGGTATTAATTTTAAAGATGATACTATTCGTCTATCAGACGCTATTGGAGGTTCTGGAACAGGAGTGTCTCCCCTTCAAATGTCAGCTACCTATGCAGCCTTTGGGAATGAAGGAGTTTACAATGAACCTTATTCGGTTAGAAAGGTTGAAGTAAACGGCGAGAGTCACAGTTTAAAACCAGAACCCCATTCTGCTATGAATAGTTACACTGCCTACATGATTACTTCGATGTTAAAAACGGTCATGTCAGAAGGTACAGGGACGAGTGCAAATATCTCGGGTCTTCCTGTTGCAGGTAAAACCGGAACTACTAACAGAGACGCTTCCGGTGGCAGCACTGTTACTCCGGATTCATGGTTTGATGGTTATACGACGAATTATTCCGTTTCCATTTGGACAGGATACAGTGATCCAGACGAGAATTTAACATCAGGCATGCAGGGCATTCCGAAGCAGCTGTTTAAAAATGTGATGTCACAAATCTCTGAAGGCAAGGATACAAAAGACTTTACAAAGCCTGATACAGTCAAATGGGTAGGCGTTGAAAAAGGGTCAAACCCTGCTAAACTGCCAAGTGATTACACACCAGACAGCCAGATTGTAAAAGAATTGTTCCATGTAGATAATATGCCTTCTGAGGTTTCAAACCAATTCCAGAAACTGAATCCGGTCGAGTCTTTATCTGCTAAATACAATGAAGACTCTGGCTCTATTCAAGTGAAATGGGATTACCCTGATAAAGAAGGGGTGTCCTTCAGGGTTACCGTTTCTGTGGATGGAAGAGATCAACGGGAACTTACAACTACGAAAGATAAAAGCCTTGATGTATCTATGATCCAGCCAGGATCCACTTATGAGTTTACAGTGACGGCCGTAAGCGACGATGATTCGGCAGAAAGCAGTGATCCTGCCTCTGTATCGGTAGATCTTCCTGGAGAAGAAGAAAACCCTGATGAAGGACAGAACCCTGATGAAGGGCAGAACCCGGATGAAGGACAGAACCCTGATGAGGGGCAGAACCCGGATGAAGGACAGAACCCTGATGAAGGACAGAATCCTGATGAAGGGCAGAATCCTGATGAAGGGCAGAACCCTGACGAGGGGGATGGACAAGGAGGAGAAAATAACGAAAATGACTCCTCAAATAACTCAGACAACGGCAGTAACGATGGATCAAATCAGAATAATAGTAATTCCAACTCTACGGAGCAGAACTCTGATGAAGCTGCGTAA
- the recU gene encoding Holliday junction resolvase RecU, translated as MNYPNGRKEVQKHFPAKNKPTSSGYGNRGMSLEDDIMATNDYYLQAKMAVVHKKPTPVQIVNVDYPKRSAAVIKEAYFKQASTTDFNGVYRGLYVDFEAKETRNKNSFPLSNIHQHQIDHMKAVLQHGGVCFLIIKFTPLEEIYFLEGTKLFTFWDDQFQGGRKSIPYSYICEEGHLIPFHFQARVNYASVLDKLYF; from the coding sequence ATGAACTATCCCAATGGAAGGAAAGAAGTGCAAAAGCACTTTCCCGCGAAAAACAAACCGACAAGTTCAGGATATGGTAACCGGGGAATGTCACTGGAAGATGATATTATGGCTACTAACGACTATTATTTACAAGCAAAAATGGCGGTCGTTCATAAAAAGCCGACACCCGTGCAAATCGTCAATGTGGATTACCCGAAAAGAAGTGCAGCTGTGATTAAGGAAGCCTATTTTAAGCAGGCTTCCACGACAGACTTTAATGGAGTTTACCGAGGGTTGTATGTGGATTTTGAGGCGAAGGAAACGAGAAATAAGAATTCTTTTCCTTTAAGCAATATTCATCAGCACCAGATTGACCACATGAAAGCCGTCCTTCAGCATGGAGGAGTATGCTTCTTGATTATTAAGTTTACTCCCCTGGAAGAAATATACTTTCTGGAAGGAACGAAACTTTTCACATTCTGGGACGACCAATTTCAAGGGGGACGTAAATCCATACCTTATTCATACATTTGTGAAGAAGGACACTTAATCCCCTTCCATTTCCAGGCGCGAGTCAATTATGCGTCTGTATTGGATAAGCTCTATTTCTGA